In a single window of the Limibacillus halophilus genome:
- a CDS encoding Flp family type IVb pilin, which produces MKKLNKLIAGFVRDEDGASLIEYSILIGLIAALVVAIIGAVGGWINTQWDTLNTALT; this is translated from the coding sequence ATGAAGAAGCTTAACAAACTTATCGCTGGTTTCGTCCGTGACGAAGACGGCGCGTCCCTGATCGAATACTCGATCCTGATTGGTCTTATCGCAGCTCTGGTGGTCGCCATCATTGGCGCCGTCGGCGGTTGGATCAACACCCAGTGGGATACGCTGAACACGGCGTTGACGTAA
- the cpaB gene encoding Flp pilus assembly protein CpaB, whose protein sequence is MRARGFLIVALALILAVGAVFLVQRWMSQQQGSAVVEQRGPQMTTVVVARTPLRYGDRIRGEHIRAVEWPAEFAPEGAFTKTEEVLVEEGRVALRAFEPNEPLLRNRVSGPGGRASMSTRIDPSKRAATIVVNTVLSVGGFVEPDDRVDILLTWEREDGQMGTDVLLQNVRILAVDQQIQADDKTVVAKSVTVELLPEQVQKLTLARTVGQFAIALRNVGDVEAIQARTITMQDLQASEAPPTQAVVEPEPVMTPTSPVLAETPNISQSGTTEMTAEQQAAAAAAEAAAVAAAQAAQAAAAEAEKAAMEKAKMSQIVVARVRLPFGSRIGAQHLALRDWETDQIPEGAFTSIDDLIGAQPRKVLQPIEPNEPLLVSNVTDPGGRATLSAIVEPENRAVTISVNEVLGVAGFVKPDDRVDVILTREAPSGPESRTLLQNIKVLAADQQVTNENEVPEIVTTVTLSADPVQAKKLVLASTIGTMALMLRSNKDDDVVDDKAVTLGNLFADQPVVTKAASNTPAYNPFATVKVHRGLTSTTESVRKE, encoded by the coding sequence ATGCGTGCTCGCGGATTTCTGATCGTTGCTCTGGCGCTGATTTTGGCAGTTGGTGCAGTGTTCCTGGTTCAGCGATGGATGTCGCAGCAACAAGGCTCTGCCGTCGTCGAGCAAAGGGGCCCCCAGATGACCACCGTGGTCGTGGCCCGTACGCCGCTACGTTATGGCGACCGTATCCGCGGTGAACATATCCGGGCCGTCGAATGGCCCGCCGAATTTGCTCCCGAAGGAGCTTTCACGAAAACGGAAGAAGTTTTGGTCGAGGAAGGCCGGGTGGCCTTGCGCGCCTTCGAGCCTAATGAACCGCTCCTGCGTAACCGGGTCTCCGGTCCGGGCGGTCGGGCTTCGATGTCCACGCGCATCGACCCCAGCAAGCGCGCCGCGACGATCGTGGTGAACACGGTTTTGAGCGTCGGCGGTTTCGTCGAGCCAGATGATCGGGTCGATATCCTTTTGACCTGGGAACGCGAAGACGGGCAGATGGGCACGGACGTACTGCTTCAGAATGTCCGTATTCTTGCCGTGGACCAGCAGATCCAAGCCGACGACAAGACTGTCGTTGCCAAGAGCGTAACCGTAGAGTTGCTGCCCGAGCAGGTTCAGAAGCTGACATTGGCGCGCACTGTCGGTCAGTTCGCGATCGCGCTGCGTAACGTTGGCGATGTCGAGGCAATTCAAGCGCGCACTATTACGATGCAGGACCTGCAGGCCAGCGAAGCGCCGCCGACACAGGCGGTCGTAGAACCTGAGCCGGTTATGACGCCGACGAGCCCGGTCCTCGCGGAAACGCCCAACATCAGTCAGTCTGGGACCACAGAAATGACGGCGGAGCAGCAGGCCGCCGCCGCCGCCGCCGAGGCAGCCGCGGTCGCAGCGGCGCAAGCCGCCCAGGCAGCCGCTGCGGAAGCCGAGAAGGCCGCGATGGAAAAGGCGAAGATGTCGCAGATCGTCGTCGCACGGGTGCGCTTGCCCTTCGGCAGCCGCATCGGTGCACAGCACCTGGCGCTACGTGATTGGGAGACCGATCAGATTCCGGAAGGCGCCTTTACCTCGATCGATGATTTGATCGGCGCGCAACCACGCAAGGTGCTGCAACCGATTGAACCGAACGAGCCTTTGTTGGTTTCCAATGTGACGGACCCGGGCGGACGGGCGACGCTGTCAGCGATTGTCGAACCGGAGAATCGCGCTGTTACGATTTCAGTCAACGAAGTGTTGGGTGTGGCCGGTTTCGTAAAGCCCGATGATCGCGTTGACGTGATTTTGACGCGCGAGGCGCCCAGTGGCCCGGAATCCAGGACATTGCTCCAGAATATCAAGGTGCTTGCGGCTGATCAGCAAGTAACCAATGAAAACGAGGTTCCTGAGATCGTTACGACGGTGACGCTTTCGGCTGATCCCGTGCAGGCCAAGAAGCTTGTTCTGGCCAGCACGATCGGGACGATGGCCTTGATGCTGCGGTCCAACAAGGACGACGATGTGGTCGACGACAAGGCGGTGACATTGGGGAACTTGTTCGCTGATCAGCCTGTTGTCACGAAGGCGGCGAGTAACACGCCGGCATATAATCCCTTTGCGACGGTCAAGGTTCATCGAGGTCTAACTTCGACAACCGAGAGCGTTCGCAAGGAATAG
- the acdA gene encoding 3-sulfinopropanoyl-CoA desulfinase has product MFDLTSGQQDLRARARSLAESHVAGRAAEVDASEAYPVDTVEKLTAAGFMGMTVPKDLGGAGRSYLDTVLVIEEMARVCGVTGRIVVEGNMGAIGAILRYGSPEQKELAAKLVLAGDKPAICITEPGAGSAATEMTTTAEKQGNHFVLNGTKHWITGGGVSRLHLIFAKLVEDGEPKGIAGFIALRDEDEGLEIGTREPALGLRGIPETRVHFRNLKLGADRLLVPPEGIARGFAGLMTAYNSQRVGAATVALGIAQGAFETARDFTKKREQFGRPIAEFQGLQWILADMKVAIDAARLMIWQAAASAETNGTGFPDPLLAAQAKILASETAVKVTNDALQLHGAAGYSRNNPIERMLRDARMFTIGGGTAQMLRNLVAGKILGIKTPQTRDGYHKLMKGKAGS; this is encoded by the coding sequence ATGTTTGATTTGACCAGCGGGCAACAAGATTTACGGGCGCGGGCGCGCAGTCTTGCAGAATCGCATGTAGCGGGCCGGGCAGCAGAAGTGGATGCAAGCGAAGCCTACCCGGTCGACACCGTGGAAAAACTCACAGCGGCCGGTTTCATGGGCATGACCGTCCCCAAGGATTTGGGCGGCGCCGGCCGCAGCTATCTGGACACGGTCCTGGTCATCGAGGAGATGGCGCGCGTTTGCGGCGTGACCGGACGCATTGTCGTTGAAGGCAATATGGGTGCCATTGGCGCGATCCTGCGGTATGGATCGCCTGAACAAAAGGAACTGGCAGCCAAGCTGGTGCTGGCCGGAGATAAGCCCGCCATCTGCATCACCGAACCGGGCGCCGGCAGTGCTGCGACTGAAATGACCACGACGGCTGAAAAGCAGGGAAACCACTTCGTACTGAACGGAACCAAACATTGGATAACGGGCGGCGGAGTGTCGCGCTTGCATCTGATCTTCGCGAAGCTGGTCGAGGATGGTGAGCCGAAGGGTATCGCCGGGTTCATCGCTCTCCGCGATGAAGATGAGGGGCTGGAGATTGGGACCCGTGAACCGGCATTGGGGCTTAGGGGGATTCCTGAAACGCGGGTTCATTTTCGCAATCTGAAGTTGGGCGCGGATCGTTTGCTCGTACCGCCGGAGGGCATTGCCCGTGGGTTTGCGGGCCTGATGACGGCTTACAATTCCCAGCGAGTCGGTGCGGCAACAGTGGCGCTGGGAATAGCCCAGGGCGCGTTCGAGACGGCTCGGGACTTCACCAAGAAGCGGGAGCAGTTTGGACGTCCAATAGCCGAGTTCCAAGGTCTGCAGTGGATTCTGGCGGACATGAAGGTTGCTATCGATGCGGCCCGGTTGATGATCTGGCAGGCTGCCGCCAGTGCCGAGACCAACGGCACCGGTTTTCCGGACCCCCTGCTTGCTGCCCAGGCAAAGATATTGGCGTCGGAGACTGCCGTTAAGGTCACCAACGATGCCTTGCAGTTGCACGGGGCGGCGGGCTATTCCCGAAACAACCCGATCGAACGGATGCTCCGGGACGCGCGCATGTTCACCATTGGCGGCGGCACCGCCCAAATGCTGCGCAATCTGGTTGCAGGAAAGATCCTGGGCATCAAGACCCCGCAAACGCGAGACGGTTACCATAAGCTTATGAAAGGCAAAGCCGGATCATGA
- a CDS encoding CaiB/BaiF CoA transferase family protein: protein MSDESAPDTKKGPLSDLRILDLSRILAGPTCTQLLGDLGADVIKIEKPGAGDDTRTWGPPFVKAPDGQETSESAYYLCANRNKRSVTVDVASPEGASLIRELAGHCDVLVENFKVGGLVKYGLGYEDLRALHPRLIYCSITGYGQTGPHASKAGYDVMAQGFGGIMSLTGAPEGEPMKVGVGIADVMCGMYASTAILAALRHRDKTGEGQHIDLGLVDTQVSWLINEGTNYLTSGKVPQRRGNQHPNIVPYQVMEAADGHVIIAVGNDSQYKRFCQFIGVAELAEDPRFAVNRQRLANREELIPLLEAAVRKIAKQDLLEGLGKLGVPAGPVNNLQEVFDSDQVAAREMRVRMAHPLSGPEGVELIGNPTKLSATPVTYRRPPPYLGQHTAEVLSELLGAQGYEKARASGALGVMTERNKD from the coding sequence ATGAGCGACGAGTCTGCGCCTGATACCAAGAAAGGCCCTCTTTCGGACTTACGAATTCTCGACCTGAGCCGGATTTTGGCCGGACCAACCTGCACGCAGTTGCTAGGCGATTTGGGCGCCGATGTCATCAAGATTGAAAAGCCCGGTGCAGGCGACGATACCAGGACTTGGGGGCCACCCTTCGTGAAGGCGCCCGACGGGCAGGAAACCAGCGAGAGCGCCTACTATCTTTGCGCCAACCGGAATAAGCGCTCGGTTACCGTTGACGTGGCCTCACCCGAAGGAGCGTCGTTGATCCGCGAGCTTGCTGGTCACTGCGATGTGCTGGTGGAAAATTTCAAGGTTGGTGGGTTGGTCAAGTACGGCCTGGGCTATGAAGACCTCAGGGCGCTTCATCCGCGTCTGATTTATTGTTCGATCACAGGCTATGGCCAGACAGGGCCGCATGCTTCCAAAGCCGGGTACGACGTCATGGCGCAAGGCTTCGGCGGTATCATGAGCTTGACCGGTGCGCCCGAGGGCGAACCGATGAAGGTTGGTGTGGGGATCGCCGACGTCATGTGCGGTATGTATGCTTCGACCGCTATTCTTGCGGCGCTGCGTCATCGCGATAAAACGGGCGAGGGCCAGCATATCGATCTGGGGTTAGTCGACACACAGGTGTCCTGGCTGATCAACGAAGGAACGAACTATCTGACCTCCGGGAAGGTGCCGCAAAGGCGCGGCAATCAGCATCCCAACATTGTGCCCTATCAAGTTATGGAGGCTGCTGACGGCCACGTCATCATCGCCGTCGGGAATGACAGCCAGTACAAGCGATTCTGCCAGTTTATCGGTGTGGCAGAACTTGCCGAGGATCCGCGCTTTGCGGTCAATCGGCAGCGATTGGCCAACCGGGAAGAGCTGATACCGCTGTTGGAAGCCGCAGTCAGGAAGATCGCCAAGCAGGATTTGCTGGAGGGGCTGGGTAAACTCGGTGTCCCCGCCGGCCCCGTCAATAATCTGCAGGAGGTCTTCGATTCCGATCAAGTGGCGGCGCGGGAGATGCGGGTACGCATGGCGCATCCGCTGTCCGGCCCCGAAGGTGTTGAATTGATCGGCAACCCGACGAAGCTCTCGGCTACCCCTGTGACCTATCGGCGACCGCCGCCCTATCTAGGGCAGCATACTGCCGAGGTGTTATCCGAACTGCTCGGCGCACAAGGATACGAGAAGGCCCGCGCGAGCGGCGCACTCGGCGTGATGACTGAAAGAAACAAGGACTGA
- a CDS encoding thiamine pyrophosphate-binding protein has translation MTTASDLIAKRLYDAGCRYAFGIPGGEVLAIMEALDRVGIKVVLARHENCAGFMGEGAHHHDGAPAILVATIGPGLANAANVIANAHQDRVPMIVLTGCVPARERHSYTHQVFDHVRLIEPIAKAAYRVEAGNAALLIDKAVTLASEGRPGPVLLDLPIDVQTMEEEPIHPRRQALQAVVPAAGEGLEQARYWLSQAERPIVIAGVGVLDEVGAEAVATFCRQFRIPLITSYKAKGILPEDDPLALGGAGLSPRVDAHLLPLIAKSDCIVLAGYDPIEMRVGWRDPWPEGARVIDISAVANDHGMHQAALNFVGDVAASLKVLGAGLSSRKNWAAGEAAEVRRKLWAESGADETWGPAAVVDELRRGLPREAVVTTDSGAHRILLSQIFECYRRRGLLQSSALCTMGCAVPLAIGRKLAEPDCPVVATVGDGGLEMFLGELATIRDLNLSLPIIVFVDEQLALIEVKQRRSNLPPLAVDFGATDFPAVAKALGGAGEWCRNRAEFAEALQRALQYPGFTVIAAVIGKRAYDGRL, from the coding sequence ATGACCACTGCATCCGATCTGATCGCCAAACGGCTTTACGATGCAGGCTGTCGCTACGCCTTCGGCATCCCCGGTGGAGAAGTATTGGCGATCATGGAGGCCTTGGATCGGGTGGGAATCAAGGTCGTGCTTGCCCGGCATGAAAACTGCGCCGGGTTCATGGGTGAGGGCGCCCACCATCACGACGGTGCCCCCGCCATCTTGGTGGCGACGATCGGTCCGGGTCTGGCGAACGCTGCGAACGTGATTGCCAATGCGCATCAGGACCGTGTGCCGATGATCGTCTTGACGGGCTGCGTTCCGGCCCGCGAGCGGCACAGCTACACGCACCAGGTTTTCGACCACGTGCGGCTCATAGAGCCTATTGCCAAGGCTGCCTACCGTGTAGAGGCAGGGAACGCGGCGCTGCTGATCGACAAGGCTGTAACACTGGCGAGCGAAGGACGTCCTGGGCCGGTGCTCTTGGACCTGCCCATCGATGTGCAGACAATGGAGGAAGAACCCATTCATCCGCGCCGGCAAGCCCTGCAAGCGGTCGTCCCGGCGGCGGGCGAAGGGCTGGAACAGGCGCGCTATTGGCTCTCCCAAGCAGAGCGCCCCATAGTGATCGCGGGCGTTGGGGTGCTTGACGAAGTCGGCGCCGAGGCCGTGGCGACGTTCTGTCGGCAGTTTCGGATCCCCTTGATCACGAGTTACAAGGCCAAAGGCATCTTGCCGGAAGACGATCCATTGGCGCTGGGCGGCGCTGGGTTGTCGCCGCGAGTGGACGCGCATTTACTGCCCTTGATAGCCAAGTCTGACTGTATCGTCCTAGCCGGGTACGATCCCATCGAAATGCGTGTCGGGTGGCGCGATCCTTGGCCGGAAGGCGCTCGGGTGATCGACATATCGGCTGTGGCCAATGATCACGGAATGCACCAGGCCGCCCTCAACTTCGTCGGTGACGTGGCCGCGTCCCTCAAAGTGCTGGGTGCCGGGTTGTCGTCTCGCAAGAACTGGGCTGCGGGTGAAGCCGCCGAGGTTCGTCGGAAGCTGTGGGCGGAAAGTGGCGCGGACGAGACCTGGGGACCTGCCGCCGTGGTCGACGAGTTGCGGCGCGGATTGCCGCGCGAAGCGGTCGTCACGACGGACAGTGGGGCGCACCGTATCCTTTTGAGTCAAATCTTCGAATGTTACCGGCGTCGCGGCCTATTGCAGTCCTCTGCGCTCTGTACCATGGGCTGTGCGGTGCCCTTGGCCATCGGACGAAAGTTGGCCGAGCCGGACTGTCCGGTCGTGGCGACGGTCGGCGACGGCGGATTGGAAATGTTCCTTGGAGAGTTGGCGACCATTCGCGACCTGAATCTCTCTTTGCCGATCATTGTGTTTGTTGACGAGCAACTTGCCCTGATCGAGGTCAAGCAGCGGCGCTCGAACCTGCCACCGCTGGCGGTGGATTTTGGCGCGACGGATTTCCCTGCTGTCGCCAAGGCTCTGGGAGGCGCGGGTGAATGGTGCCGCAACCGTGCAGAGTTCGCCGAAGCGTTGCAGCGGGCCTTGCAGTACCCGGGCTTCACAGTGATTGCCGCAGTCATCGGCAAACGCGCGTACGACGGGCGTCTTTAA
- a CDS encoding type II and III secretion system protein family protein encodes MMASYTRSMNVIVSIRSGFFATLIALLGLVVMANAATAQITIENGRDTGRHAGEIIVPLNKSQILRTQEPFTEIMIGNPEIADVVPLTNKSAYVLGRALGNTSITIYGAGRKLIAIGDLVVGYDVAGLKAKLYEVMPDERIEVRSVNDAVLLKGHVSSTPVAARAAAIAESYAPGKVQNGLSVDSSQQVMLQVRFAEVSRSVGKALGLSLDTSYSSGDFTFSGVTTGGLASAFGTIGIGGTLGALAIDATLDALETKGLVHSLAEPNLVVLSGDTASFLAGGEFPVPVAQDNDSITVEFKEFGVSLSFTPTVLDGDLINLIVRPEVSAIDPTRSFAVPGSGLNIPGLITRRAETTVELRDGQSFAIAGLYQSSYDNAIQQFPWLGDIPIIGALFRSSDFQQDESELVIIVTPRLVKPAQSPDDLRVPTDLYLRPNEGEFFLLGRTVGAGQGGTAAAPMAAGSAGGMAGNHGYILK; translated from the coding sequence ATGATGGCCAGTTATACACGGTCAATGAACGTGATCGTCAGTATCCGGTCCGGGTTTTTCGCGACCCTGATCGCATTGCTCGGGTTGGTGGTGATGGCAAACGCCGCCACGGCCCAGATCACGATCGAGAATGGACGCGACACCGGTCGACATGCCGGCGAGATCATCGTCCCGCTTAACAAGTCACAAATCTTGCGTACCCAGGAGCCTTTCACAGAGATCATGATTGGTAATCCTGAGATCGCGGACGTTGTTCCGTTGACCAATAAATCGGCTTACGTCCTAGGACGCGCGCTCGGTAATACGAGCATCACGATTTACGGGGCGGGACGTAAGTTGATCGCGATTGGCGATCTGGTGGTTGGCTACGATGTCGCCGGCTTGAAGGCGAAACTTTACGAAGTGATGCCCGATGAGCGGATCGAAGTTCGCTCGGTCAACGACGCTGTGCTCTTAAAAGGCCATGTTTCCAGCACGCCGGTTGCCGCACGGGCCGCCGCCATCGCGGAAAGCTATGCGCCGGGCAAGGTGCAGAACGGTCTATCGGTGGATTCGAGCCAGCAGGTTATGCTGCAGGTCCGATTTGCCGAGGTGTCGCGTTCGGTTGGCAAGGCACTCGGGTTGTCCTTGGATACCTCTTACAGCAGCGGTGATTTCACCTTCAGCGGTGTCACAACCGGTGGACTGGCGAGCGCATTCGGCACGATCGGAATTGGCGGCACGTTGGGCGCCCTGGCCATTGATGCCACGCTTGACGCGTTGGAAACGAAAGGGCTGGTACACAGCCTCGCAGAGCCGAATCTTGTCGTGCTATCAGGTGACACGGCCAGCTTCCTCGCTGGTGGTGAGTTCCCGGTCCCCGTGGCGCAGGACAACGATTCCATCACGGTTGAATTCAAGGAGTTTGGCGTATCGCTGTCCTTCACGCCGACCGTGCTCGATGGCGATCTCATAAACCTGATCGTCCGACCCGAGGTCAGCGCTATCGACCCGACGCGCAGCTTCGCTGTTCCGGGAAGCGGTTTGAACATTCCCGGTTTGATTACGCGCCGTGCCGAAACCACGGTAGAGCTTCGCGACGGGCAGAGCTTCGCAATCGCGGGGCTTTACCAGAGCAGTTACGACAACGCCATCCAGCAGTTCCCATGGTTGGGCGACATCCCGATTATAGGGGCGTTGTTCCGCAGCTCCGACTTCCAGCAGGACGAATCGGAACTGGTGATCATTGTCACGCCGCGCCTTGTCAAACCGGCGCAGTCTCCTGACGATCTCCGGGTTCCAACCGATCTTTATCTGCGTCCCAACGAGGGAGAATTCTTCCTTCTGGGCCGTACCGTGGGAGCTGGCCAAGGCGGCACGGCCGCTGCGCCCATGGCAGCGGGTTCTGCCGGCGGGATGGCCGGTAACCATGGCTACATTTTAAAGTGA
- a CDS encoding AAA family ATPase has protein sequence MNIVAIAQSDQVKTTVKKVADDLQNSKVSVLDGRLAEAMEKSASWQRADVIIVEMHLNQETDRAAFTDLVRKARGSVIVTADDAKVEDVRWLMRNDVSDFLPHPLSEAELANSLTSVAKQSSDAGGTEHAHAVILAVLAASKGLGAATVACQTAIRVREQAAKTDSVCLVDLDFQFGKVSTHLDVEGRLDIAEISNAPSRLDESFLSSLVVKHPSKIDVLAPIERLSLWENVTSEAVCRLMEIVAHAYDYVIVNMPPYWASWTSEILRGVDAVNIVFQVNVESIRHTRLLIDTIFENGGGQVPMFLHANRFKKKFLWFGVNMKDVEKALGREISFYVPDNPTIVTDSINRGVPLKEVKPGSDVEKAISDAADEILASIRQGRGAVAA, from the coding sequence ATGAACATCGTAGCGATCGCACAAAGTGACCAGGTCAAGACGACCGTAAAAAAAGTCGCTGATGATTTGCAGAACTCGAAGGTGAGTGTGCTAGACGGCCGCTTGGCTGAGGCGATGGAGAAGTCGGCGTCTTGGCAGCGCGCAGATGTCATCATCGTTGAGATGCACTTGAATCAAGAGACGGATCGGGCCGCCTTCACGGATTTGGTACGTAAGGCACGCGGTTCGGTTATTGTTACGGCAGATGATGCGAAGGTCGAGGATGTGCGCTGGCTTATGCGCAACGACGTCTCGGATTTCCTTCCGCACCCTCTCTCAGAGGCAGAACTCGCAAATTCGCTCACTTCGGTTGCGAAGCAATCAAGTGACGCAGGCGGCACAGAGCATGCCCACGCCGTTATTCTGGCTGTACTGGCGGCCTCCAAGGGTTTGGGCGCGGCCACGGTAGCCTGTCAGACGGCTATCAGGGTTCGTGAGCAGGCCGCGAAAACCGATAGCGTGTGCCTAGTCGACCTGGACTTTCAATTCGGCAAGGTGTCCACACACCTGGATGTCGAGGGCCGCTTGGATATTGCGGAGATTTCCAATGCACCCTCCCGGCTGGATGAATCGTTTCTGAGTTCGCTGGTCGTCAAGCATCCCTCGAAGATCGATGTGCTCGCGCCTATCGAACGGCTTTCGCTCTGGGAGAACGTAACCAGCGAAGCGGTGTGCCGTTTGATGGAGATCGTGGCACACGCTTATGACTACGTGATCGTCAACATGCCGCCTTACTGGGCGTCTTGGACATCGGAGATTTTGCGGGGTGTGGATGCGGTAAACATCGTGTTCCAGGTTAATGTGGAATCGATCCGCCACACCCGCCTTTTGATCGATACCATCTTCGAAAACGGCGGTGGTCAGGTGCCGATGTTCCTGCATGCCAATCGTTTCAAGAAGAAGTTCCTTTGGTTTGGTGTCAATATGAAGGATGTCGAGAAGGCGTTAGGCCGGGAGATTTCCTTCTATGTGCCTGATAACCCGACGATCGTGACCGATTCCATCAACCGCGGCGTTCCTTTGAAGGAAGTGAAGCCGGGGAGTGATGTAGAAAAGGCGATTTCCGATGCGGCCGACGAGATTCTAGCCTCGATACGCCAAGGGCGTGGCGCCGTCGCCGCCTAA